The genomic segment cgctaaagacctgtgcgttaccattgtagctggttcttcaaagtccctccccctggatctctcctccaaacttccggcgaagcgatcgccatttttttttctcggagcgagcggggataaacgcaccggcgagcctctttctgtttagaggcttccctggcttcagtccttcacctttagtcactaagcacaaaccacttaaaagcccgtttgctgaaataaagtccctttattttttacacataaattcagccgaaaatcgagcccgtgagaaggggggggggaatttttttttatcactcgaggcagcgtgccaacgatcatacaatcaaacgatagatcacattaggcagctggatgggtctctccagtgcaaggaatctacgtagattcgttgctatgggtctgttttttttttttaaaaagctttcttaaagggaaaggggctgtttgggagcatgctaacggctgcccattggctgcttgacggccaggggcgggacaagcttggcaatagcgcttcctttctagcgatttctgccgagaccggaagcctgtgggaaacgctaaaaaaacgcaactgattccactacaaagccaggtgtgcaaaacgacgaattccactattttaaatggcgatttttcattccgcaaacaatttgcaacaaagatcgccgtgggaaatggcccttaatgtttttaatatttttattggtttAGCTCTATGAATTATTATGTACTAGCAGtatagcccgctgtaaaaaaaatacagcaggccctaggggtttggctcccccccccgatgtagaaaaacgctccccaggtcccagagaaggcgatccgcggctcacgGATCCGCtgctcgccttccccggggcacAGGGAGCGTTTTTCTTCGGCGTATGATGGaggaaaatgctccccaggccccgaggaaggcgatccgtggctcgcGGAGCCGCGgattgccttccccggggcctggggagcgttttggcTCCCTGGCCGACttggaaaaacgctccccaggccccggggagggcgctgGGCGGCTCAGCGAAACCAAAAGATTCTGACTGAGCCCTGACAATCTCAGAGCAAACCTCGTCCTTAAGCACAGTTCCCTTTGCATTTCAAACAATATCCAGGGCCTGTTTAGCTCCTCTGCAGAATCACTTCTGCATGTAGATACTGTGAACAAGTGGAGATCAAAGCACTGTATAGTGTTATGTAAAGTTCCTGAGAAAGTTATATGGATGTAACCACACATGAACTCTGGAGTTCACCCAGTTAACAAACATACCCAATAACTTAGCACAGTCTTTTAAAACCATCCCATTCTTTCTTGCATCTGTTTGCTAATAGGAGCTTGCCAGAAGAGCAGTtctttgtaccctactttttactacctaaaggaggctcaaagctgtttacagtccccttcttctcctcacaacagacaccctgaacaattatgcacggggtgggaaAGCTGGGCTGTCAGTGGCAGGGCAATGGGTCTAGTCCCCGCTTATGCATACATCATTGTCATCCCGGCTGCATCCCAGCCCTTGCCCAAATCAAGGACTCAGATGGCCTGCAGTAAGGGAACATGGAGACTTCTGTGTTTTCTGTGTTGTCTTGGCCACCATCAGCGGCCCTGCTGGGGCAGCCCCATGCAcaaaggaagagctgggccttcaaggcctggctcctcccgcAACCTACAACACCCCTACAGGGACACTGAACACCTTGGTCAGCTTTGCAGAGCCACGGAGCATAACGGGGCGGGTTTCCACCCCTATGAttgtgggatagtggcatgccactccccccccccactgccacctctgCTACATGATGCAGTAGACCCTTCCAGCCCCGGCGTTGTGCATGTGTATGCACAATGTCAGGGCAGTCCACATGCACCAGGGGTTTCCTACCCTTGTGCGTTCCCGGGAAGTGGCAGATCATGTTGGCCCGCTGCTAGGAACTGGCAGCGGTCCAGCGCAGCCAtttccatgcataataggtccctgtgaaataggttctgtgcctggcctaaggtcacccagctagctgcatgtcaaggaatggggaatcaaacccagttctccagattagagtccactgctcttaaccccaacACCCCTCTGTCTCTCCTATTTCTCTAACAGAAATAAGCAAACAGCATTCACTATTTGTGATATTTTGCttcaaagaagagaaaaaagaataaACTTAGCATTTCCCAttttaaggtggggggggggggggaggaaaggaaaatagaAAAGATCTCCAATTCCCTGAACGTCTTCAGTGGTTAATTTATCCAGTTAAGTATTCTGATGCATTAATGTCTATAGTTCTAAATGGACCTAATTCTGTACTGAATTGTGCAATTAAGCTTCTTTTTCAGATAACTTAAGAAGACATTCCAGCTGCACTCTTGAGGAACATTATTAAGGCTATCCCACTCTAATTCTTCTATTCCTGCCTTATCATCACCGAACCCAACAGCTGTATTCATGCTCATTTTCCATTTTTGTTTCCTTATCTGACAACTAGGCCTCAAGCTAATGTTTGTCCTGAGGAAACCAAAAGCAATGATATGGCCTGGGATGATGAGAACACAAAATATTGCCAGTATAGgaaggatcctcccccccccctttaaagtaCTGCTTGAAATAACAAAGCAGGGTTACCCAAGAAAGGGAACACTGTGCTCAAGTCTATATTCAGGGTCTACTAAATGTTCAGTCCACAATACAGCAAGACTGCTGCTATCAGCCTTGTACCAAAAGAGTATATCTCAAATTTGTTGTGAAGGGTGCAAAATGTATAGACAACAATTTTTTTATGTAGCTCCTGTTTTATTAGAGGCTGCCCACAGGAGGGAAAACTTAGCAGGTAGTATTATTTTCATACTGCTCAAATATTAGAATGGAACAACACAAAATTCTCCGTTTTATACAAATGTTCACAAGCAAAACAGCCATAATCTTTAGGAAATACTTCAATGATCCTAAAACATTATCACGCAATAATGTTGTTAAACTAACCTCACAGAACAGACATAATCTATCTGGGTGATGAAACAGAGGACCTGCCACCCTCTCTTTATCAGCTTTCTTTTTCGTGTATGAGAGTTATTATTCCCCAGTTTAGGAATCACAGGTAGATATTTCAGTTCATAAAAGGATGCACCCttcaatttgaaacagaaagccccTTCTTTCAGATGCTTAATATCCTTTCAACCCAACAACCTTAAAGCAGAATCTGTGTACATGTGGAGGAGATCCTGCCTTCTCTTTTTCAAGCCCTTCTTAAAACATCGCCCGGATGCTTCACTGATTGGCTGAAGATACTGatgctttatgatgtcattgCTGTCATAGAAACCGTTTGACCACACAGGCAAAAAATCCCATTTACCAGTAGAAGAGCATGGAAAGCTGAGAGAGGAGGCAACACCTTGAGTCTGGCAGGATCAAAGCTGCTCACGTAACAGAAGAACACTCTATGGCCCTGGTTGCAATTCTACCTTAACACACCAAAGATGACTCAAGAAATTGACTGGCTACGCAGTGGGGCAGCTGTATGTAAAGTAAACCACTACAGCCCTGAGGGACAGAAGGACCAGGACCGCAAAATGATCTGCTTTGTTGATGTCTCCAGCCTAAGTATAAAGGATAAAGATCAGAGAGGATTAAATGAACTTGATCTTGGCAGTTTGGAGGAGAAAGAAGTTATTGTAATAAAAGACAATGAAAAAAACAATCCCAATAATACTGAAGGTGCAGTCTGCCTTTTCAAGCAAGGCTCCACTGAAGAGCTCAATGTTGTGAGTTGGCTAAGCAACGACCTTCAAAAATATGCCATTGGATTTCAACATGCACTGACACCTGCAACTGGCTCTCGTAAAACTAATGCCTACACCCTTGCCTCTGAGAAGTTGCCTTCATCTGGCACCAGTGGTCAAAGAGGAAGCCAAGAACATAGTTCCAGTTATGTCAACAAACTTTGCTCCTTGGTTGTTCAAAAGGCACGTCAGGAAATCCAGAATAAACTGGAAAGTAGCAGTAGCAAGACCACGCGCCAGCCTGTGAGCGGTCCTGAAAAGGTTGCAGCTCCAGGGACTTATGATGGTGGTTCAGAAAAGCCTTGGTCATTGGATGTGCATGCAAAAGATGTTTTTGGAATGGCATTGAAACTGATACAGCAACAtctaatggaaaaaacaaaggaaatatCTCATGAGGTACATGCCTCTTCCTCTGGTTACGCTCACAAGGATCCCAATTACGACCGGGCTGGAGGAAGCCCATCTTCCAAATGTCACCAAGGGTCAGGTGGACTACAGGAGTCTCCTCACCGTGAATCGCCACGGGCAGGTATATCTAGTATCCTCTTGTCCCTTGTTCAGAAAGTCTTGCGTGATGCTGCTTCCAGTCTGGATGACAGTGCCAGTGATGCAAACAGGGCTTACAAGCAGGCCTCCACTTCATAAATCAGGCTCAGGAGCAAAAGGgccctattaaaacagactaatGGAGCACGGGATATGTATGGCAATATGGATCGGATAAGCAAACAATTTATTGACCAGTTGATATAATCTGTGTTGAAGTTGAGTCAGTTTGTGGCAAAGGCAACCAATGGCTCTGATTTAGCGAAAATTGCCACAATTGCTTATTACAAGGGCAAGAAGATCTTCTCTAATGAAGGGAGAAAACTTGGTACAATCCATTGCGGTGGCAATGGACTAATAACCAGAATGCCAACAATTTGCAGGAGAAAAACAAGGTTCTGGCCTTTCTTCCTATTAATTCAACTGTCCAGTTTGACAAGAGTGATGGGAAAATGTCCAGTGAGCTAATGGGAGAATTTCTTCAGGAGCTCATGACATAAGCAACAGAAAGATGCCATTGCAGGAAACATGCTTCAATATGGACAGCTAGAATGGTTACTTGGTACCTGGAAAAGCCAACTCTTCACTCTCTTATTGCTTCAACCAAGCCTAGGCGCCCAACTCACTCTTGGCTGGCACAGCGCTTGTCATCACCACAGCCTTAACATAAACAagagcaacaataacaacatacacACAGAATTCAACTGGTTGATAAAATTGTAGCTGGGCAAGATCATCGATTAAAACAATTGTAAAAAATGAGAGtaggagaaaggctgttttattgCTTTCTTCAGTTGTATACCACCAAGAAACCAGGGACCAGCTGGATGCTACACAAAAGGAGCTAGAAATGTTACTTTAAGGAAACTTGTACTACAGCTAAAGGTACAATTCACAAATTAGGCAAACTTGCGCGGCATTTAATTTATGTTTCTATCACTGGTTCTAAAATACTCATTTTCTAGAACTTGCATGATTGTTTTAGGCAAGGCTTTGGGAATGATAGGGAAGAAAGGCTTGAGAACACGAAGAGTTAGAAGGCATGAAAAGACATGGAAGAGTCACCTACAAGTTACAGAGAAAAGAAACCCTAGCTTCTGATTATTGGTTACCTCTACTCTTATATCTTTGATGCATCCGTGCCCACATATATAGTCATGATTTAGTTTTAATTAGTTATTGTTAAGGTCATAGACCATCAAAtatcaaatacagataaaaacagtaaaaagccatctgaataaaataaaatcacataaaataatATGAAACTTAAACATTAGACATCATAAATGCCCTAGCCACTATTACCATCAATTATTTCGATCTCTGCACAAATATGCATAGAATTTGGCCACTTGGCTTGTAAAAGACAGGTTTTTTGCCATTTAATAACATGTCCAAGCAAGTTTCCTCTGAGCAGTCATGGAATTTACCCAGAAGTGGGAGAATAAACATAGCCATTGGCTCTTTATGGAGGGGACAGCGAAGGAGATTCTATCTCTACCACTCTACATGGGCATAATCTTTCAGAGTAAGGAATTCTCTTATACTTGCCCTCAAGAATGGCTATGGGTAAGGCTTCACATCTAGCCAATGTTAAAACCATTCTATCGGGATGGAGCTCAATAAACAATAGATAAGGGGCTGGTGACATAATGTGCCTCGTTTTCACCAGGGCTCTAAAACGGGGTGACTTGCTTAGGTCTTGCTGTCTTTCTATGACAACTGCTCTCTGTTTGACCATGTCTTTGGCTTGTTTGTAATTTAACTTCAGAAAGTTACAGAATGAGTAACCTAATTTCTTTAGGTGACTTCTAACTGCATCAAGATATTTAGGTTGATAAGAGTCTTGGGTATTCATGATTTACTGTTgtatcattttaaaatatcaaatgatTCTCAAGGTTTGGGAAGAAAAACACATTGTGAAACTGACGTTGCCACCATGATCTTAGCCCCATCCTTCTACAGTGACTGTACACACGTTGAACACATTTAAAGGTCTACTGTATGCCAACTGGTTCTCCAGCACCTTTGATATATTGTCCTGTAAAACAAAGCAACCCCCAGCATATTACATAACTCACATAAACTTATGTACTATCAAAGCCATGAATTATCATGAATTAGATTTACATAATTTAATCCTACTGCATTTTTGTGTCTTCAGATACTCCTGTTTGAAGTCACTCATTTCAGAAATACAGTATGACACAGAGCACAATCCAGAAGAAGAGAACAGGTGCAGTTGACAATCGCAGTCAAGCACTTTAGTCTCATGCTTAACTGCCCCGATGAAATCAATGGGAATCTACATTGCTTCATTTTTAGCAGGATTAGGTCCACGATGAAGAGTGGCTCAATAGAAAAGTTTTTTACCTTTTTAGTTCAAATGGGAAATATTTGTTAAACAAGAAGTGATTACACATCTCTGTAATTGTATACTATCAAGGCAATACTTCATACGTTAGCAATGCCAATTACAGTCCTACCAAACACATATAGTCTTTTCGAACCTGGTATCAGAAACACTAATGGATATTTTCAAACCAACTTTTTCCAATTAGAATGTACTTTTGAACTTAAAATTAAGATGAGTTGAACATAAAGAGTGAATAGTATGCTGTAGAATTATAGGATTGGAAAGGGAAAAACATCTCTTGACCAGTACAAAATATTCTCGTAAGTATTTTCTAACAGGAAGGTAAATATCACACTTCTACATTAGGATGCAACAACATCAGAATACCTCCTACATACATTACAGCTAGATGAACCAACCGAGGGGGGGTACAAGTATGATGAGCTTTAcggtacaatcctaaacaaagtccTACCCTTTTAAGCCTGATTTAAATGGATGTAGAAGTGCATAACtatgcttaggatagcactgatcAAATTCCAGCAGATGCACACAGACAAATACTTGCCTTGTGTATCTCCCCTTAATATCACTGCATTACAGTTTCCTTTGATTCAGGCTTAAGGATTGCAGTGCATTTTAGTGGCTGCCAGCACAGAACTGTTCTGGTTCACTAAGCAAAGTTCAAAAGACCATGCAAGAAAGATACCctgcttatgccaataaaggtattttgaaAGGAACCCAGACGTTAACCTTGCATTAAAAAATTACCCTGCTCTTCCAAGCTCCCTCAGTTTACCATACAACATACATGATGAGGAACACAGTTGCTGAGCGGGGAAGGGCAAGCACAGCCCTATGATCAGGCAGAGAAACTAGGGAGTGATGGTGGTCAGAGAGTAGCTCATAACTTCCTTTAGCAACTGCTGATGGTTCTGCTGGGATGTTCCCATCACACTCGAAGGTCCCAGACTCTACAGCTGGCATGTACTGACTTGAGCATAAATGGCTCTCTCCGGTTTGGGTCTCAGAGATCACATTCCCAACTACTGAACTAGGACTTTGTTTTACATCTCTGCCTGTCTTCTTTGTTCCAGGTTGCTCTTTGGATGAGTCCCTTATTAGCATATCCTACAAGCATCAAATAACTGATTCAATATGTCCCACTTAAGCccctgaaattccccccccctaatACTATAATGAGGCACCCAGGGGACCTTGAAGGGTGGAGCAGAAATGCAATAAAGAAATGTGCACATCTGTGTGTTATAGAAGTAAATGAATGAAATACCCCAGTGGTAGCAAGCAAATGAATTCCTTTTGTCCAGCTATAGTTTGGTGGAGCATTTCTAATGCAAGACTGTTCCTTGGTCACATTTTCATAGCACCATTATAGTCGGAAAGAAACACGCTGTCGGCAAAAGTGATCAGGGAGAACAAGGGGGAATTCTGCAAAAGCAAGATGACCACATTCATACACATCAACATCTATACCCACAGGATGCTGTAGTTTGGGGGGGCATGTCTCCTTGCTTCCAGGACAAATGAAAGCCAGGGCTACATGCACCCAGGACTTCTGCTTTCTTTCTCAAAGGGAATTGTTTTGACTTTAAAAACAACATGGTTGGGAGAGATTCTGCAGGCATGGTGTTGTCCAAGCTTGACCCAGTGTTGCAGTGACAGGAGACGCTAAGTCTATTGCTCTGTCCTGAAATTATTAAAAGAGAGAGGGAACACTTTTCTTTGTCCACAACCAAGCACTGGTAGCCCTAATCTGAGTCCACCTaagcccatagagttggaaggtgacaGGTTCATCTACTGTTTTAATGAATATTATACACCAGGCCAAGATGGACTGGGCAAGGGATATAGAAAGCAAACAGTTGAATCCTAGAGGTTACAATGGCTTGTTAAACAACCTACATGCTGGTTTTAAATACGAATGTTAAATGTCAAATAGCCAGGGTGGGGGGAACTTTATAAGAACTGATCAAGGCTTTAGTCCAAAGAGTAACTGTTTCACATGCCTCAAGACAGGCAGCATCAAATATATACTCTGTTTTTAAGATCCTTAACAAATGTTTTGCTAAAACTATTTGATTGAATTTAGATGCTGAGAATACCTTTAAAAATGATTCTTTCCAATCTAGCCTGGCTAAAAATAGCAAGCCACACTCATGTTTTTAGGGGTATCTTTCTCTGGTATGcagctaatataaataaaatgagtgGAGAGAACCTGGCTGTATTCCACAGGCATTACATCACTCGCCCTTAATAGGAAAACCTCTCTCCAACATAACAATTTGCTTCAGTGTATCCATTTAAGTTCTCAGAGAAGATCATCTTGTAAGGCTGATGCTGTTAATCagaaacagaatttaaaacagcAGTCCTCTTGCTGCTCCAAAACCACTGGAGCTCTGGGTACGATACAAAAGAAATAGGAAAGCTGATTAAGGCTTTCAGTATTTCTCATCAAGAGTACAAAGGAAGAAACCTTGTGTTTTACCCATCAAATAATCCATAGAAGATACCTGTGGCCAGAATGTGGGACAGGGCTGCCAATTCTGCTTTGGGAaataatccctggagatctgagggtagTGCCTGAGGAGGAAAGAGTTTCAGGAAGAAGCAGCTCAGCGGGGGATGGGTGCCCAATACCCACCAGGGAACTGGTCTCGGTAACCTGGAGATCACCTACAATTCCTGGATAATTCCAGGCCTCACTCTGACCTACTGGCAACCCTCATGAAGGATAGGTGCCCAGCATCCTTCTGTTTTGATACTTCTGATTTAACCTCTGTAACTCtgccaaatatataaattattaatTCAAAAAGCAGAGAATGCTATGCCACCTCAGAGATGATGTTGTGTCAGTTAAAATTCTACACAAGTGGTTCTAGAACATAACTCCACAATGGCTCATATTTTGAACCCCACATCTGTTTGTTGAGCTGAGTTCTCCTCTGCAAGTAGTCAACATAAATTCAATGATACTCATGCGGCAGAATAAAGACACCTTCTAGAGAGCAAATACCACTGAACTTAGTAGGTCTTACTTCTGAGCGTGCTTAAGGTCATGCTGCATTTGAACATCCATGGATGCAAACAATAAATGACATACCATAAGATAACTCTCTCAGATCTAAGCATTCCAAACAGCTACACACTGAGCTCAACAACTGAAACTATGCTTTAAGCTGGGGTGGAGAGCAAAGCTCTGCCTTCTGTTCTCCTGCACATTGCAGACTATTTTGCTAAGCAGCACCACAAAATGAATGCCAAACAAGGCTAGGCAACTTCTTTCTTTGTATCCTTCAAAACAAAAGAACAGCAAGTTTTACTGAAGTCCTTCTGCAAGCTCCACAGAATACAGGCCCTATTATAAACCAGTATATAACTGTCAACGGCCTGAGGGAACAGAAAACTTGAGCACACCAGGGGTATGTATTTCATTTCTGAAGTCCAGTCAAGCCTCTTCATAAATCAGGCATCTCTCTGAGTGTAGATTTGTAAGGCTGCTGGTCCTTGGAGAATATAAGTTATAGCTAtggtggcaggagggagggaagatccGATGGAGGATTTGGACTGGAAAACGACCTTTGCTCGCCAAGTCAGGTCTAAACTGACAATGATGACTAGTCCACTGCTTTGAAACTGGTGTCTGCTGGGCTAAGAGACAAGACAAAAAAATGTGATATCTGCTCTGATCTGGCTAGTAAAAGTTTGGGTTGGTTTAGCTTTACAGTTAACAAacaaagttgccaactctggattgggaaatacctggagattttgagggcaaagcctggggagggaaggatttggggaggagtggCACCTCAGTGGGTTAagtcatacagtccaccctccaaagcagccattttcttcaaggaactgatctctgctgcctggataTCAGTTCTAAatgagggagatctccaggccctatctggagactggcaaccctactaacaAACCAAATGGACTCTCTCAGGATACAAAAACACCACCAGCAGGGCAAAGACTTTGGTAAGAGAAGATGGAAAATTGTGCACGACTACTTAAAGTCTTACTGTGTAAGCAAAGCACTGCATAAATATTATGCCTTACTCTTACTGCCACTACACTTCTGACTTTTCTAAAAAGCAATATTAATGGGGCAGGCCATCATTATTAGTGGtataatgcaaaagaaaaaaagaatactaTTCGTTTTCCCACATTTCATTCAAAAGTCGTACATCGAGAGCTTCCAGGTTTCTGTCACCGTTTGGTCTTGAAAGATGTAGTTTGCAGGGTTCACTACATGCTGCCCCCTTTTCCAGGAATGTTCAAGAGTATGAAAAAGGAATTCACTGTTCTTCTcaatccatacatataaataatagTATAACTATGTTTACAAGGCATCCCTCAAGTCTAGGAGTTGCAACAATCCTTGGATCTAAATGGTGATGAATGATAGATGAAGCAACTGTTGTTCTCTAAGTGTTGCTTTAGTTCCCTATAGAGCTTGAAGCACAGTCCCTTGGTGTGTTgtcatgggggcggggggggggaggggggaggaaacaaagAAAACATCTGTTAAAATGAACTGTAATGGAAAAAGtgcttctctcttctcttctaa from the Paroedura picta isolate Pp20150507F chromosome 10, Ppicta_v3.0, whole genome shotgun sequence genome contains:
- the LOC143845340 gene encoding A-kinase anchor protein 4-like, which produces MTQEIDWLRSGAAVCKVNHYSPEGQKDQDRKMICFVDVSSLSIKDKDQRGLNELDLGSLEEKEVIVIKDNEKNNPNNTEGAVCLFKQGSTEELNVVSWLSNDLQKYAIGFQHALTPATGSRKTNAYTLASEKLPSSGTSGQRGSQEHSSSYVNKLCSLVVQKARQEIQNKLESSSSKTTRQPVSGPEKVAAPGTYDGGSEKPWSLDVHAKDVFGMALKLIQQHLMEKTKEISHEVHASSSGYAHKDPNYDRAGGSPSSKCHQGSGGLQESPHRESPRAGISSILLSLVQKVLRDAASSLDDSASDANRAYKQASTS